A single window of Micrococcaceae bacterium Sec5.1 DNA harbors:
- a CDS encoding ABC transporter permease — protein sequence MSATIDRDTTPDNTVAPPVTRKRRVNLRERAASLGMVWVLIILVMTAISLNPRFLNPGNLVNILTQNAPVGIIAVGMTFIIIAGGFDLSVAAVLAIGGVSYATLSHMMPAGLAILITLVIGFLLGLINALLITKAKVNAFIATLATASLFSGLTLLFTNSKPVPMAAGGYDFLSDKDFLGAPLSVWLLAVLVAAGWFALSRTVYGRGIYAIGGNNEAARLAGLPVVSLRASTYVLTAMLATLAGIVLGSVIGVGQPGVAVGVTLNSIAIVIIGGTSLLGGEGAMWRTLVGILIFGTINNVFDILAFPQATQEVALGVIVLAAVSLDAYTRSRKRSGEA from the coding sequence ATGAGCGCCACCATCGACAGGGACACCACCCCGGATAACACCGTTGCTCCCCCTGTCACAAGAAAGAGAAGAGTCAATCTACGGGAGAGAGCAGCGAGCCTCGGGATGGTCTGGGTGCTCATCATCCTCGTGATGACGGCGATCAGCCTCAATCCTCGCTTCCTCAACCCAGGAAACCTCGTCAACATCCTCACCCAAAATGCACCTGTCGGCATTATCGCCGTAGGGATGACGTTCATTATTATCGCCGGAGGTTTCGACCTTTCGGTCGCCGCCGTACTGGCCATCGGCGGAGTGTCTTACGCAACGCTGTCCCACATGATGCCTGCGGGTCTGGCGATACTCATCACGCTGGTGATCGGATTCCTTCTCGGCCTGATCAATGCCCTCCTCATCACAAAAGCGAAAGTGAACGCGTTCATCGCTACTCTCGCGACAGCCTCATTGTTCAGCGGCCTGACCTTGCTGTTCACGAACTCCAAACCGGTTCCCATGGCCGCAGGCGGCTACGACTTCCTCTCGGACAAGGACTTCCTTGGGGCGCCGCTCTCCGTCTGGCTGCTTGCCGTCCTCGTAGCGGCAGGATGGTTCGCACTTTCCAGAACCGTGTACGGCCGGGGCATCTACGCGATCGGCGGCAACAACGAAGCCGCAAGGTTGGCCGGACTGCCCGTGGTGTCCCTCCGGGCAAGTACCTACGTGCTGACAGCGATGCTGGCAACCCTCGCGGGAATCGTCCTGGGGTCGGTCATCGGCGTCGGACAGCCAGGCGTGGCCGTTGGAGTCACGCTTAACTCGATCGCGATCGTCATCATCGGCGGAACTTCATTGCTCGGCGGAGAAGGCGCCATGTGGCGAACACTCGTCGGCATCCTGATCTTTGGGACTATCAACAACGTCTTTGACATCCTGGCATTTCCGCAGGCAACACAAGAGGTGGCCCTTGGTGTGATCGTGCTCGCCGCCGTCTCGCTGGACGCCTACACACGGTCTCGGAAGCGGTCAGGAGAAGCCTGA
- a CDS encoding sugar ABC transporter ATP-binding protein produces MEPSKSDPVIAVALKAVSKTYGATRALIDVDVEIHEGTVHALIGENGAGKSTALGAIAGRVDYDGGVVEVFGEQVEPGNLRAARRSGVSAIYQELTIIPHLDAAANVFLGSVLSRFGVLSAAEMRRKYVQLCAQLEVQVVPAGVPVGTLSVAEQQLLEIMRSLVVDPRVILFDEPSASLAVEEREALYRAIEGLRKRGVTIVIVSHNFDEIERLADRVTVFRNGRAIVTSGRGESSRAELVRAMLGEQRGDQTLGRVLMDKPAGIHQKSIDPSLAPVLEVVGLTVPGVIENIDLEVKPGEILGIAGLVGSGRSTLLRAIAGAESTARGSIRLSGAQSPWPRTVRAARKLGIGLIPEDRKGQGLVMPRNAADNIALSNLGAASSGGVIGRRKLRAMVAEAASKLNFPIARLGERSDRFSGGNQQKLLMARWLYDRPKVLLADEPTRGIDIGAKGELLESLRKMADDGVGVIVVSSELEEVLAVSDRVLVVAKGHSMGLLERNGDQEIAMEDVLKAAFGLKENA; encoded by the coding sequence ATGGAGCCTTCGAAATCGGACCCGGTTATCGCCGTCGCACTAAAAGCGGTGTCGAAGACCTACGGTGCCACACGCGCATTAATCGATGTGGACGTTGAGATCCATGAAGGAACGGTACATGCACTGATCGGCGAGAACGGAGCGGGCAAGTCCACGGCGTTGGGCGCTATCGCCGGTCGCGTCGACTATGACGGGGGTGTCGTCGAAGTCTTCGGTGAACAAGTTGAACCGGGGAACCTTCGCGCTGCACGCCGGAGCGGTGTCTCGGCCATCTATCAGGAACTGACGATCATCCCGCATCTGGATGCAGCAGCGAACGTTTTTCTCGGGTCCGTCCTGTCCCGGTTCGGAGTTCTCTCCGCCGCTGAGATGCGACGCAAATACGTCCAGCTGTGTGCCCAGCTGGAGGTCCAGGTCGTTCCGGCTGGCGTGCCCGTCGGCACCCTGTCAGTGGCTGAGCAGCAATTGCTTGAGATCATGCGGTCGCTGGTGGTGGATCCTCGCGTCATCCTCTTCGATGAGCCGAGCGCATCCCTGGCCGTGGAGGAGCGGGAAGCCCTGTATAGAGCGATCGAAGGATTGCGTAAGCGCGGCGTCACCATCGTGATTGTCAGTCACAACTTCGATGAAATCGAACGACTGGCCGACAGAGTCACGGTATTCCGGAATGGCCGGGCCATCGTCACGAGCGGGCGGGGAGAGAGTTCGCGCGCCGAACTCGTGCGCGCGATGCTTGGCGAGCAGCGAGGTGACCAAACCCTTGGCCGGGTGCTGATGGACAAGCCGGCCGGTATCCACCAGAAATCGATTGACCCGTCTCTTGCGCCGGTCCTTGAAGTGGTCGGCCTTACTGTGCCGGGGGTCATCGAGAACATCGACCTGGAAGTGAAGCCAGGCGAAATACTCGGCATTGCCGGTCTGGTAGGTTCGGGCCGCTCGACGTTGCTGAGGGCGATTGCCGGCGCGGAATCGACTGCCCGGGGAAGCATCCGCTTGTCGGGGGCCCAGTCCCCCTGGCCGCGAACAGTTCGCGCGGCCCGCAAGCTGGGAATCGGTCTGATCCCGGAAGACCGTAAGGGCCAGGGCCTGGTTATGCCCCGAAATGCCGCGGACAACATTGCCCTGTCCAATCTTGGCGCAGCCTCATCAGGCGGCGTAATTGGGCGAAGGAAACTGCGTGCCATGGTTGCCGAGGCTGCCTCGAAGCTGAACTTCCCGATAGCCCGGCTGGGTGAACGGAGCGACCGGTTTTCCGGCGGCAACCAACAGAAGCTCTTGATGGCACGGTGGTTGTACGACCGCCCGAAAGTGCTCCTCGCTGACGAGCCCACACGCGGTATAGACATCGGCGCCAAGGGCGAGTTGCTTGAGAGCCTGCGCAAAATGGCGGACGACGGCGTCGGCGTCATCGTGGTCTCATCCGAACTCGAGGAAGTGCTGGCCGTTTCTGACCGTGTACTCGTCGTAGCCAAGGGCCACAGCATGGGCCTGCTGGAGCGAAACGGCGATCAAGAGATCGCCATGGAAGACGTACTGAAAGCTGCTTTCGGATTGAAGGAGAACGCATGA
- a CDS encoding sugar ABC transporter substrate-binding protein has product MRTTKSLVMLAAGSTAVLLALAGCAGNDAGKPGSQGPAGTVAIDVGNDMTVNLKTGKGLKVAVFIPGVANEFGLEQERAANVTAKELGMDMTLFDAGYDPNKQLNQMQTAMTSGNFDAAVVMALDGVMSCKLLTHDFAKANILTSISGSPLCDDGKNQAGKSVDDVWAPGTLNFVGSNTTRDYVDGWLAAAAKANPGKQKIVAVLGPAVNTQTRVTEAALAKLTADNPDYSVETIYTDWTTTDAYNKTQTYLQGHPDTTLIMSASSPDLTQGVVQAEKDAGLSEKVHVVDIGFGKFQIQQLEAGTVQLSTMLFPFNQMKANLNSIAAAQRGDAGTRFVDDSVVGTAKNPFVVTKETISQLPAELR; this is encoded by the coding sequence ATGCGTACAACGAAGTCGCTGGTCATGTTGGCTGCTGGATCTACGGCAGTGCTGCTGGCTTTGGCCGGTTGTGCCGGGAACGACGCCGGTAAACCGGGCAGTCAGGGCCCGGCCGGCACGGTCGCAATCGATGTCGGCAATGACATGACAGTCAACTTGAAGACCGGCAAGGGCCTTAAGGTCGCCGTTTTTATCCCGGGTGTTGCCAATGAGTTCGGGCTGGAGCAGGAGAGGGCAGCGAACGTGACTGCCAAGGAACTTGGCATGGACATGACCTTGTTCGACGCAGGCTATGACCCGAACAAGCAGCTCAACCAAATGCAGACTGCGATGACTTCCGGCAACTTCGATGCAGCAGTGGTAATGGCCCTCGACGGCGTGATGTCCTGCAAGCTCCTCACCCATGACTTCGCAAAGGCGAATATCCTTACGTCGATTTCGGGCTCACCCCTGTGCGACGACGGCAAAAACCAGGCCGGCAAGTCCGTTGACGACGTCTGGGCGCCGGGGACGTTGAACTTCGTGGGCAGCAACACCACCCGCGACTATGTCGACGGCTGGTTGGCGGCAGCAGCAAAGGCAAACCCCGGCAAGCAGAAGATCGTTGCTGTTCTTGGCCCCGCGGTCAACACCCAGACACGCGTCACAGAAGCAGCACTGGCAAAGCTCACGGCCGACAACCCCGACTATTCCGTTGAGACGATTTACACGGACTGGACGACGACCGACGCCTACAACAAGACCCAGACCTACCTGCAGGGCCATCCTGACACCACCCTCATCATGTCCGCGTCCTCGCCCGACCTCACACAGGGCGTCGTCCAGGCCGAAAAAGACGCGGGCCTGTCGGAGAAGGTGCACGTCGTGGACATCGGCTTCGGCAAGTTCCAGATCCAACAATTGGAGGCCGGTACGGTACAGCTCTCCACAATGCTGTTCCCTTTCAACCAAATGAAGGCAAACCTCAACTCCATTGCCGCTGCGCAACGCGGGGACGCCGGCACACGCTTTGTGGATGACTCGGTCGTTGGCACTGCAAAGAATCCCTTCGTAGTCACAAAGGAAACGATTTCACAACTGCCCGCCGAGCTACGCTAG
- a CDS encoding sugar ABC transporter substrate-binding protein, which translates to MKSRIMVTAGSTAVLLALAGCAQSPSSQGPADTVAIDVGNNMKVNLKTSPNLKVAVFIPGVANAYGQAQELAAKETAKQLGMDMTLFDGGYNPSQQLNQMQTALVSGGYDAAVVQALDGTVVCKTLTEDYPKANILVVNNVTPLCDYGTNQTGKSVEEVWAPGTMNFVGSNNTRAYIDGWFSAAAKANPGKQNVVAVLGPAVAAQTRVIEVALAKFAQDNPEYTVDKIYTDYTTTGTFNETQTYLQGHADTSLILSMYTPDISQGIVKAVEDAGLLGKVHIVDQGFGEFSIKQIEAGNIQFSTLFFPYNGIKVSLEAIAAAQHGDAGPRFVDDSVIGTAKSPFTVTNGTISQLPAELR; encoded by the coding sequence ATGAAGTCGCGAATCATGGTGACTGCAGGCTCGACGGCGGTGCTGCTGGCCCTGGCTGGTTGCGCGCAAAGCCCGAGCAGCCAAGGCCCCGCTGACACTGTCGCAATCGATGTCGGCAACAATATGAAGGTCAACCTGAAGACAAGCCCCAACCTCAAGGTCGCCGTTTTTATCCCGGGCGTTGCCAATGCCTACGGCCAGGCGCAGGAGCTTGCCGCAAAGGAGACGGCCAAGCAGCTCGGCATGGACATGACATTGTTCGACGGGGGCTATAACCCGAGCCAGCAACTCAATCAAATGCAGACCGCGCTCGTATCCGGGGGCTATGACGCTGCCGTCGTGCAGGCCCTCGACGGCACAGTAGTCTGCAAAACCCTCACCGAGGATTACCCCAAGGCCAACATTCTTGTGGTGAACAACGTCACCCCATTGTGCGACTACGGCACAAATCAGACCGGCAAGTCAGTCGAGGAGGTCTGGGCGCCGGGAACGATGAACTTTGTAGGCAGCAACAACACCCGCGCTTACATCGACGGCTGGTTCTCCGCGGCAGCAAAAGCAAACCCCGGAAAGCAGAACGTTGTTGCTGTACTAGGTCCTGCTGTCGCCGCCCAAACACGGGTGATTGAGGTTGCCTTGGCGAAGTTCGCGCAGGACAACCCCGAGTACACGGTGGATAAGATCTACACCGATTACACGACTACCGGCACGTTCAATGAGACCCAAACCTACCTGCAAGGCCACGCGGACACCAGCCTCATCCTCTCCATGTACACGCCAGACATCTCACAGGGCATCGTCAAGGCCGTGGAGGACGCAGGCCTTCTTGGAAAGGTCCACATTGTTGACCAGGGATTCGGCGAATTTTCAATCAAACAGATTGAAGCAGGAAATATCCAGTTCTCAACGCTGTTCTTCCCCTACAACGGGATAAAGGTATCCCTGGAGGCCATCGCTGCGGCTCAACACGGAGATGCCGGACCTCGTTTTGTGGATGACTCGGTCATCGGCACTGCGAAGAGTCCTTTCACTGTCACGAATGGCACGATCTCCCAGCTTCCCGCCGAACTACGCTAG
- a CDS encoding MFS transporter, which yields MTQTTLVESRTGQSTAIIALLLLSGITLDIQYGILAPLIGVIATESGLTGSEIGWVLNAMMIGSVISVSLTARMGDIFGHRRVLLALIVLALVGCALGATANGFWPLVAGRFLMGLATTIPLSWGLLRPRGTARQIRQVSLVLSTVMAVFGPLALSAGGLIVGLGLPWQTVFWLTFALYAVMLVLALISPETPVAARAVAQLDWFGALGLGVWVTALLIGIAEGPGQGWTSPLVLGAFIVCAVTLAAWIIQQRRAQEPLVSFRNMDIRQAVIGYSGILLISLVGQGIFIVLPALLQTPASSGYGHGLSALESTYAYLAMIPGAALGYLWTRWGLRRLGPRIVLVVSGGAGIFVFLGLALVHDQVWLSWMWVFLYTLTIVSCLTTGYTLVAAAGRQDNMATTIGMQTIIQFVGAMIAVAIILNVLVPGPDGFIPEATFAGIYIASAVIIAFFVIVWAVLAPKRITDLHAVDTETDPTKVHAVSH from the coding sequence ATGACACAAACAACATTGGTCGAGTCCCGCACTGGCCAAAGCACAGCAATAATTGCCCTACTCCTGTTGAGTGGCATAACACTTGACATCCAATACGGAATCCTCGCCCCGCTCATTGGCGTGATTGCGACCGAGTCAGGCCTAACGGGTTCGGAAATCGGGTGGGTCCTTAACGCGATGATGATTGGCAGTGTGATTTCTGTCAGCCTGACCGCCCGTATGGGAGACATTTTCGGGCATCGCAGAGTTCTCCTCGCGCTGATCGTCTTGGCACTGGTGGGATGCGCACTCGGTGCGACCGCCAATGGTTTCTGGCCTCTGGTCGCGGGCCGATTCCTCATGGGCCTCGCTACCACGATTCCACTCAGCTGGGGGCTTCTGCGCCCGCGGGGTACCGCCCGGCAAATCCGACAGGTCTCGCTGGTGCTCTCAACAGTCATGGCAGTCTTTGGACCGCTGGCACTTAGTGCTGGCGGACTCATCGTTGGATTGGGATTGCCCTGGCAGACCGTCTTCTGGCTGACCTTCGCTTTGTACGCGGTGATGCTGGTCCTCGCCCTGATCTCACCCGAGACGCCCGTCGCCGCCCGCGCCGTGGCGCAGTTGGACTGGTTCGGTGCGCTGGGGCTCGGCGTGTGGGTCACCGCACTCCTGATCGGAATTGCTGAAGGTCCCGGGCAGGGCTGGACCTCGCCTCTGGTCTTGGGTGCCTTCATCGTGTGCGCAGTCACACTGGCTGCCTGGATCATTCAGCAGCGACGCGCTCAGGAGCCTTTAGTGTCATTCCGCAACATGGATATCCGTCAGGCGGTCATCGGCTACTCCGGAATCCTCCTGATCAGCCTGGTTGGCCAAGGCATCTTTATCGTGCTGCCGGCGTTGCTGCAGACCCCGGCTTCTTCCGGATATGGTCACGGCCTCTCTGCCCTGGAGTCCACGTATGCCTACTTGGCGATGATTCCGGGGGCGGCACTGGGATACCTTTGGACCCGATGGGGCCTTCGGCGTCTGGGACCGAGAATCGTCCTGGTAGTTTCTGGCGGCGCTGGCATCTTCGTCTTCCTCGGACTCGCGTTGGTGCACGATCAAGTGTGGTTGTCGTGGATGTGGGTGTTCCTGTACACCCTCACGATCGTCAGCTGCCTGACCACCGGGTACACTCTCGTTGCCGCGGCTGGCCGCCAGGACAATATGGCGACGACCATTGGCATGCAAACAATCATCCAGTTCGTCGGAGCGATGATAGCCGTTGCAATTATTTTGAACGTGCTGGTGCCCGGCCCCGACGGATTCATCCCTGAGGCAACGTTTGCCGGCATCTATATCGCGTCGGCCGTGATTATCGCTTTCTTCGTGATCGTCTGGGCGGTGCTGGCACCCAAGCGCATCACCGATCTGCATGCAGTCGACACAGAGACCGACCCCACGAAGGTCCATGCTGTTAGCCACTAA
- a CDS encoding helix-turn-helix domain-containing protein codes for MKGGTYQNLRVPNFSVHILRGLLEDADLDWQTALANAEIDPDAVNRPGGTIPARKELAFQLQFVGLTGDRVDLWVRAARAYSLGSFGVRGLALATAPTIEAWVDVASTTDYGPALFELTSLRTADGAVTGMEFTYPDAPEELIPFSVYRDLCFIARNFTWLYGSPFPFTRIEFPLPEASPELSSNVPCGIECGAETLRLWWDPATSAQELPFGNAFQHAAWIKADTQIVDTLRATGDWADTVAKTIRTAPELNRKLANVAATLRVSPRTLQRKLELTGDDFAQLRDKTLSDLAADLLSNTDLSVARISRRLGYTEPASFTIAFKRWKGMPPTAYREASQYKSKVSSGA; via the coding sequence GTGAAAGGCGGAACATATCAGAACCTGCGCGTGCCTAACTTCAGCGTGCACATACTGCGGGGGCTGCTTGAGGATGCGGATTTGGATTGGCAAACTGCCCTGGCGAATGCGGAAATAGACCCCGACGCGGTGAACCGCCCGGGAGGTACTATTCCTGCCAGGAAGGAGCTGGCCTTCCAGCTTCAGTTCGTTGGTCTCACAGGAGATCGTGTGGATCTCTGGGTGCGGGCCGCACGTGCCTACTCACTTGGCTCCTTCGGAGTTAGAGGATTGGCCCTCGCTACTGCACCGACCATCGAGGCGTGGGTTGATGTTGCAAGTACCACTGACTATGGCCCTGCCCTGTTCGAGTTAACGTCTCTGAGGACAGCGGATGGCGCGGTAACGGGGATGGAGTTCACCTACCCCGATGCCCCGGAAGAGCTGATCCCCTTCAGCGTTTACCGCGACCTCTGTTTCATTGCCCGAAACTTCACATGGCTCTATGGCAGCCCCTTCCCCTTCACCCGGATTGAATTCCCTCTCCCGGAAGCCTCCCCCGAGCTCTCGAGCAACGTCCCCTGCGGCATTGAATGCGGCGCCGAAACACTGCGGCTATGGTGGGACCCCGCAACGTCTGCACAGGAACTTCCCTTTGGTAACGCCTTTCAGCACGCGGCATGGATCAAGGCGGATACCCAGATTGTCGATACTCTAAGGGCGACCGGAGACTGGGCCGACACTGTCGCCAAGACCATACGGACTGCGCCCGAGCTCAACCGCAAACTGGCAAATGTGGCCGCAACACTTCGGGTTTCCCCCCGCACGCTGCAACGCAAGCTCGAACTTACTGGGGATGACTTCGCCCAACTCCGGGACAAGACCTTGAGTGATCTCGCCGCCGATTTACTCTCGAATACGGATCTTTCGGTAGCGAGGATATCGCGCAGGCTTGGCTATACAGAGCCTGCCAGCTTCACCATCGCCTTTAAGCGGTGGAAGGGGATGCCACCGACGGCCTACCGGGAAGCTTCCCAGTACAAGAGCAAGGTCAGCTCCGGGGCCTAG
- a CDS encoding glycoside hydrolase family 15 protein: MAAPIEDYALLSDLHTGPLVSRQGSVDWLCFPRFDSPSLFASLLGHEDHGRWLLAPSPPEAVVVDRHYMESTFVLQTTWQTNSGKVLVTDFMPVGAAHPSLVRRVTGLSGTVPMHQEIRIRPQYATVLPWVSRIRDSADPGAEILLAMSGPDALSLRGDFLPQAEDHRHAGEFTVEQGRNVDFHLTWFPSYQDVPPSINIDAALDYAIHYWTTWAANCRYDGPHQDAVKRSLLVLRALTHYETGGIVAAPTTSLPEEFGGPRNWDYRYCWLRDASLTLEAMLTHGYESEALKWRNWLLRALAGDPEDLQIMYGVGGERDLTEKELPHLPGYQDARPVRIGNAAVSQHQADVVGEVMVVLERLRLAGGKEDHFSWALQRALLGSVDKHFDDKDLGLWEMRGAPQYFTHSRVMMWAAYDSGVRAVRDHGLPGPLEDWERHRDRLAVEITDLGFNRELNSFTQTYGGEATDAALLVLPQVGFLAYDDERMLGTVAQLEKELLTTDGFLMRYRTETGVDGLAPGEHPFLACSFWLVEQYARSGRRADAKNLMGALVGLCNDLGLLSEEYSMNEKRMAGNFPQAFSHLALIRAADAMHSESV; this comes from the coding sequence ATGGCTGCCCCGATTGAGGATTATGCGCTGCTTTCGGATCTCCACACTGGACCCCTTGTTTCCCGCCAGGGCAGTGTTGACTGGCTCTGCTTCCCGCGTTTCGACTCGCCGTCGCTCTTTGCCTCCCTGCTCGGGCATGAAGACCATGGCCGGTGGCTGCTGGCCCCGAGTCCGCCGGAGGCAGTTGTGGTGGACCGTCACTATATGGAGTCGACGTTCGTACTCCAGACAACGTGGCAGACGAATTCCGGAAAGGTCCTGGTGACGGACTTTATGCCGGTTGGTGCCGCCCATCCATCACTCGTCCGGCGGGTCACTGGACTCAGCGGGACAGTTCCCATGCACCAAGAGATAAGAATTCGGCCCCAGTATGCCACCGTCTTGCCTTGGGTAAGCAGGATCCGCGACAGCGCCGACCCCGGCGCCGAAATACTTCTCGCAATGTCCGGCCCGGATGCTCTGTCTTTGCGGGGCGACTTTCTTCCACAGGCCGAAGACCACCGGCATGCGGGGGAGTTCACGGTTGAGCAGGGACGGAATGTGGACTTTCACCTGACATGGTTCCCCTCCTACCAGGACGTGCCTCCTTCCATCAACATTGATGCAGCCCTGGACTACGCCATCCACTACTGGACGACGTGGGCGGCCAATTGCCGCTACGACGGGCCGCATCAGGATGCAGTCAAGCGATCACTTCTGGTCTTACGTGCTTTGACCCACTATGAGACGGGCGGCATTGTGGCCGCTCCCACCACTTCCCTGCCCGAAGAGTTTGGCGGACCACGCAACTGGGACTACCGCTACTGTTGGCTTCGCGATGCATCGTTGACACTTGAAGCCATGCTGACGCACGGCTACGAATCCGAAGCCCTGAAGTGGCGCAACTGGCTTCTGCGTGCGCTGGCCGGCGATCCGGAAGATCTGCAAATAATGTATGGCGTAGGGGGCGAACGGGACCTGACAGAAAAGGAACTCCCGCACCTGCCGGGCTACCAGGACGCCAGACCCGTTCGAATCGGCAATGCAGCCGTCTCCCAGCATCAGGCCGACGTCGTGGGGGAAGTGATGGTGGTACTGGAGAGGCTTCGCTTGGCCGGTGGCAAGGAAGATCATTTCTCCTGGGCCTTGCAGCGCGCCCTTCTTGGTTCCGTGGACAAACACTTCGACGACAAAGACCTGGGATTGTGGGAAATGCGCGGGGCACCGCAGTATTTCACGCACTCGCGGGTCATGATGTGGGCAGCCTATGACAGCGGGGTACGGGCTGTCCGGGACCACGGATTGCCTGGGCCGCTGGAGGATTGGGAGCGGCATCGGGATCGGCTCGCCGTAGAAATAACGGATCTCGGATTCAACCGTGAACTTAATTCCTTCACTCAGACTTACGGTGGTGAGGCGACGGACGCGGCCCTGCTGGTTTTGCCGCAGGTAGGCTTTCTCGCCTACGACGACGAGCGGATGTTGGGAACCGTCGCCCAGCTGGAGAAGGAGCTACTCACCACTGATGGATTTCTGATGCGCTACCGCACCGAGACGGGCGTCGACGGGTTGGCGCCCGGAGAACATCCATTCCTTGCCTGTTCCTTCTGGTTGGTGGAACAGTACGCACGCTCAGGCCGACGGGCAGACGCCAAGAACCTGATGGGCGCCCTGGTGGGACTTTGCAATGACCTCGGTCTGCTGAGCGAAGAATATTCAATGAACGAAAAACGCATGGCGGGAAACTTTCCACAAGCCTTCTCCCACCTGGCCCTGATACGTGCCGCAGACGCCATGCACAGCGAAAGCGTCTAA
- a CDS encoding helix-turn-helix domain-containing protein: MKLSSYQNLRLPNFSVHGLCAVLKDADLDWQTALRNAEIDPDAIDRPGGTIPAKKELAFQLQFVALTKDRVDLWVKAAQAYTLGSFGIRGLALATAPTIEAWVEAGSSTDYAPGLMEITPLRAPGGTVIGMEYTYPDTPEELIPFSVYRDFCVVARTFTWMYGSPFPFTQVEFPFADASPEISNYVPCAIDCGSDALRLWWDPATSVHELPFGNAFQHEAWLKADHQILDDLRATGDWPDTVMKIIRAAPELNRKLANVAATLRVSPRTLQRKLELTGDDFAQLRDKALRDLAADLLSKTDHSVARISRTLGYTDPTSFTIAFKRWNGMPPTAYREASRYKNNAGSTA, from the coding sequence GTGAAACTAAGCTCCTACCAGAATCTGCGGCTACCGAACTTCAGCGTTCACGGACTCTGCGCAGTGTTGAAGGATGCGGATCTTGATTGGCAAACTGCGCTCAGAAATGCAGAGATCGACCCAGATGCCATAGACCGCCCGGGAGGCACTATTCCCGCCAAGAAGGAGTTGGCCTTCCAATTGCAATTCGTGGCTCTCACAAAGGATCGCGTCGACCTTTGGGTTAAGGCCGCACAGGCCTACACGCTGGGATCCTTCGGAATTCGCGGATTGGCCCTCGCTACAGCGCCCACCATTGAGGCCTGGGTAGAAGCTGGCAGCTCAACAGACTATGCCCCTGGCCTGATGGAAATTACGCCTCTCAGGGCACCGGGTGGCACGGTGATTGGTATGGAGTACACCTACCCCGATACTCCGGAAGAGCTCATCCCGTTCAGCGTCTACCGCGATTTCTGCGTCGTTGCCCGAACTTTCACATGGATGTACGGCAGCCCTTTCCCCTTCACTCAGGTCGAATTCCCCTTCGCAGACGCCTCCCCCGAGATTTCGAACTACGTCCCCTGCGCCATCGACTGCGGATCCGACGCACTGCGCCTCTGGTGGGATCCGGCAACATCTGTACACGAGCTCCCTTTCGGCAACGCCTTCCAGCACGAGGCATGGCTCAAGGCGGATCATCAGATCCTTGACGACCTCAGGGCGACCGGCGATTGGCCTGACACCGTCATGAAGATTATTAGGGCCGCGCCCGAGCTCAATCGCAAACTGGCAAATGTGGCAGCAACACTTCGGGTCTCCCCCCGCACGTTGCAACGCAAGCTTGAACTAACCGGTGACGACTTTGCCCAACTGCGGGACAAAGCCCTGCGTGACCTTGCCGCCGATCTGCTCTCGAAAACGGACCACTCTGTGGCACGGATATCCCGCACTCTGGGCTATACAGACCCAACGAGCTTCACCATCGCCTTCAAACGATGGAATGGGATGCCACCGACGGCCTACAGGGAAGCATCCCGATACAAGAACAACGCGGGTTCCACGGCTTAG
- a CDS encoding flavin reductase family protein: MSLSITQSLEPAVTADEFKAAFRNHPGGVAVITADAGNGPVGLTATSVISASAEPPILAFSVSEFSSSTPTILAADTVVVHLLGADQVDIAKLCATSGIDRFADTSLWSRLESGEPYFVQAQTWIRGRIINSMAAGGSTIVAVEALQASLALSSEAAPADPLVYHNRTWHVLGDASQI, encoded by the coding sequence GTGAGCTTATCCATCACCCAAAGCCTTGAACCTGCAGTCACTGCCGACGAATTCAAGGCGGCGTTTCGCAACCATCCCGGTGGTGTTGCTGTCATCACCGCTGATGCGGGCAACGGGCCTGTCGGCCTGACGGCAACGTCTGTCATTTCCGCCAGTGCCGAACCCCCCATTCTGGCCTTCTCAGTATCGGAATTTTCCTCCAGTACCCCCACCATTCTGGCTGCAGACACCGTCGTCGTGCATCTACTGGGCGCTGATCAGGTGGACATTGCCAAACTCTGCGCCACCAGCGGGATCGATCGCTTTGCTGACACCTCTCTCTGGTCCCGTCTCGAGTCGGGGGAGCCCTACTTTGTGCAGGCCCAGACTTGGATCCGGGGAAGGATCATCAACTCGATGGCCGCCGGAGGGTCCACCATCGTGGCGGTCGAGGCGCTTCAGGCGTCTCTGGCGCTCTCAAGTGAGGCAGCGCCCGCGGACCCGCTGGTCTATCACAACCGGACCTGGCACGTCCTTGGGGATGCATCCCAAATCTGA